Proteins from a single region of Kluyveromyces lactis strain NRRL Y-1140 chromosome A complete sequence:
- the PRP39 gene encoding Prp39p (similar to uniprot|P39682 Saccharomyces cerevisiae YML046W PRP39 U1 snRNP protein involved in splicing contains multiple tetriatricopeptide repeats), whose product MFEGLDQTFLKNNDEWVQSYNSVDWNDITTIDKLVVGTEALVQKYNNPNEHVKSNIYKVFDELLGRYPLFFGYWKRYVAVKYQLDGLEGSISTLKASLHSFPTSIDLWIDMLNVYLTHNQNDSELIRNQFRKCESLVGSHFLSHDIWDKHIAYETRLQNWENVFEVYKQVMQQPLHQYARYYTSFKEFLEYHPEFANRESSIHLDTTFISNQEKVNKIWTYESQIKQPFFNIPELPENEIQNWDAYLSFLINNTEFSTELIKSTFERCLIPCLRYEYFWGAYIDWTERTFGPECTFPLFERALRALPADNKSFKQKYIKYLESNMDPYNKLSSKHYMDALYTFQLKWPHDPSSTIKYLRFHKRRYFAASLNDEDKKILEQQSKYATFLDKTIKAYLSGNADTENHDISQQLLAMLNDTTLPILVVELIKVHWLVLKNVIQCRKHFTYFAKLDPIKTSVLFWLTYYKFEKTQKNIARLTKFVDQLGTEIVLPTKVINDIVRDFQGFYLINADYSEYETNLSQSRFGFDPIVHNRFKINNPTWRPNAKLTKDWYKSEKYRSNGHPGLFIDKPQIKNTIIETLASKQLNPAPLPTFRNLEKIHQKPKFDDYMSIDYLK is encoded by the coding sequence ATGTTTGAAGGATTAGACCAAACTTTTCTGAAGAATAACGATGAATGGGTGCAGAGTTATAATTCTGTTGACTGGAACGATATAACTACTATCGACAAACTGGTGGTTGGTACAGAAGCATTGGTACAGAAATACAATAATCCCAATGAACATGTGAAGAgcaatatatataaagtTTTTGATGAGTTATTGGGAAGGTATCCGTTATTTTTTGGTTACTGGAAACGATACGTTGCGGTGAAATATCAGCTAGATGGATTAGAAGGGTCTATTTCTACTTTAAAGGCATCTTTACATTCGTTCCCTACGTCGATAGATCTTTGGATTGATATGTTGAACGTTTATCTAACACATAATCAGAATGATAGTGAACTGATACGAAACCAGTTCAGGAAATGCGAATCCCTCGTGGGATCTCATTTCCTCTCGCACGATATTTGGGATAAGCACATTGCATATGAAACAAGACTACAGAACTGGGAAAACGTATTTGAGGTGTACAAACAAGTCATGCAGCAACCTTTGCATCAATATGCAAGATACTACACCAGCTTTAAGGAATTCTTGGAATATCACCCAGAGTTTGCTAATAGGGAATCAAGCATCCATTTGGATACCACATTTATTTCTAACCAGGAGAAGGTGAACAAAATATGGACATATGAATCACAAATAAAACAgccatttttcaatatccCTGAGCTTCCCGAGAATGAGATTCAGAATTGGGATGCTTATCTATCTTTCTTAATCAACAACACTGAGTTCAGTACAGAATTAATAAAATCGACGTTTGAGAGATGTTTGATTCCATGTTTAAGATACGAATATTTCTGGGGAGCCTATATTGACTGGACTGAAAGGACTTTTGGTCCCGAATGTACGTTCCCCTTGTTTGAAAGAGCACTCCGGGCTCTTCCTGCTGATAATAAATCTTTCAAGCAAAAATACatcaaatatttggaaAGTAATATGGATCCATATAATAAATTATCTTCCAAACACTATATGGACGCTCTATACACGTTCCAGCTTAAATGGCCACATGATCCAAGTTCAACTATTAAATATTTAAGGTTTCACAAGAGAAGATATTTTGCAGcatctttgaatgatgaagacAAAAAGATCTTGGAACAACAGAGTAAATATGCTACATTTTTGGATAAAACTATCAAGGCGTACCTATCAGGGAATGCAGATACGGAAAATCACGACATTTCCCAGCAGTTGCTTGCCATGCTAAATGACACTACTCTTCCGATACTGGTAGTTGAACTAATAAAAGTGCATTGGCTGGTATTGAAGAACGTCATTCAATGCAGGAAACACTTTACATACTTCGCCAAATTGGATCCGATCAAGACTTCAGTCTTATTTTGGTTGACTTACTACAAGTTTGAAAAGACTCAAAAAAATATCGCCAGATTAACAAAGTTTGTCGATCAATTAGGCACTGAGATCGTATTACCAACAAAAGTTATCAATGATATCGTACGAGATTTCCAAGGGTTTTATCTAATCAATGCAGATTATTCCGAGTACGAAACCAATTTATCGCAATCCCGTTTTGGGTTTGACCCAATAGTTCACAATAGgttcaaaatcaacaacCCAACATGGAGGCCGAACGCCAAGCTAACCAAGGACTGGTATAAATCAGAAAAGTATAGATCGAACGGTCATCCTGGATTGTTCATTGATAAGCCTCAAATTAAAAATACTATAATAGAGACGCTTGCATCGAAGCAGCTCAATCCAGCACCTTTGCCTACTTTTAGAAATTTAGAAAAGATCCATCAGAAACctaaatttgatgattaCATGTCTATAGATTATTTAAAGTAG